From a region of the Pectobacterium aquaticum genome:
- a CDS encoding YtfJ family protein translates to MIKIRHLLLALSITPLLGLPALAHTLVLNQLVPPVGVADKGELQYLNNQFSYKNWNSAQLSGKVRVIQHIAGRTSAKEMNDPLISALKAANLPHDYYQTTTIVNTDDAIIGTSMFVRSSLEDNKKAFPWSQFIVDSNGNVRKTWQLQPESSAIAVLDKQGKIRFVKDGALSGQEVQQVMSLLRQLLEEK, encoded by the coding sequence ATGATAAAAATACGCCACCTGCTCCTCGCGCTCTCTATCACGCCTCTGCTGGGGCTCCCAGCCTTAGCCCATACGCTGGTGCTCAACCAATTGGTTCCACCGGTTGGCGTCGCAGACAAGGGAGAACTTCAGTACCTTAATAATCAGTTTAGTTATAAAAACTGGAACAGCGCGCAGTTGTCTGGAAAAGTGCGGGTGATACAACATATCGCTGGCCGCACCTCAGCCAAAGAGATGAACGATCCGCTCATCTCTGCACTGAAGGCCGCTAACCTACCGCATGATTATTACCAAACGACGACAATCGTGAATACCGACGATGCCATCATCGGCACCAGTATGTTTGTGCGCAGTAGCCTTGAAGACAACAAGAAAGCCTTTCCGTGGTCGCAGTTTATTGTCGATAGCAACGGCAACGTGCGGAAAACCTGGCAGCTCCAGCCAGAGAGCTCGGCTATCGCGGTGCTGGATAAACAGGGAAAAATCCGTTTCGTGAAGGATGGCGCATTGAGCGGACAGGAAGTGCAGCAGGTGATGTCCCTGCTGCGCCAGTTACTGGAAGAGAAATAG
- a CDS encoding DUF1107 domain-containing protein has protein sequence MRIFERYNPLKVAKYVKTLFRGRLYIKGVGAFEFDYGKILLPKKQDKQHLLVMSEVNRQVIRLQAEMG, from the coding sequence ATGAGGATCTTCGAACGTTACAATCCTTTGAAAGTCGCCAAGTATGTGAAAACCCTGTTTCGTGGGCGGCTGTACATAAAAGGGGTTGGTGCTTTTGAGTTCGACTACGGCAAAATTCTATTGCCAAAGAAACAGGATAAGCAGCATCTTCTGGTGATGTCCGAAGTCAATCGCCAGGTCATCCGGCTTCAGGCCGAGATGGGATGA
- a CDS encoding hemolysin family protein yields MLNSLLLILFLIAISAFFSISEISLAASRKIKLKLMADEGNLNADLVLKFQETPGIFFTVIQIGVNAVAILAGIIGDAAFSPTFSLLFERFMSPEAADKVSFICSFVLVTSLFILFGDLTPKRIGMIAPEAVAVRIINPMRFGLLLFRPLVWVFNGLANVIFRLLKLPMVRKDDITSDDIYAVVEAGALAGVLRKQEHELIENVFELESRTVPSSMTSRESVVYFDLREQEDSIKEKIAQQPHSKFLVCDGTIDQIVGYVDSKDLLIRVLGNQSLTLSSGVQIRPALIVPDTLTLSEALESFKTAGEDFAVILNEYALIVGIITLNDVMTTLMGDLVGQGMEEQIVARDENSWLVEGGTPIEDVMRALNIDDFPHSGNYETIGGFMMYTLRKIPKRTDAVRFSGYKFEVVDIDSYKIDQLLVTRLEDRPIVSSSAKIDSDD; encoded by the coding sequence ATGTTAAACAGTCTATTACTGATTCTTTTTCTGATTGCCATCAGTGCGTTTTTCTCGATTTCCGAGATCTCGCTGGCGGCATCCCGTAAAATTAAACTCAAACTGATGGCCGATGAGGGAAACCTCAATGCCGATCTGGTGCTCAAGTTTCAGGAAACACCGGGCATCTTCTTTACCGTGATTCAAATTGGCGTCAACGCCGTCGCGATTCTGGCCGGTATCATCGGCGATGCGGCATTTTCCCCGACGTTTTCCCTACTGTTTGAACGCTTCATGTCACCCGAAGCCGCAGATAAAGTCAGTTTCATCTGCTCATTCGTACTCGTCACCAGTCTGTTTATTCTGTTTGGCGATCTCACCCCGAAACGCATTGGTATGATTGCGCCGGAAGCTGTTGCCGTACGCATAATCAACCCCATGCGCTTCGGTCTGTTACTTTTCCGCCCACTGGTTTGGGTATTTAACGGCCTGGCTAACGTCATTTTCCGCCTGCTCAAGCTGCCGATGGTGCGTAAAGATGACATCACATCCGATGATATTTACGCCGTGGTGGAAGCCGGTGCGTTGGCTGGCGTACTGCGTAAGCAGGAACATGAGCTTATTGAGAACGTGTTTGAGCTGGAATCCCGTACCGTGCCGTCTTCGATGACCTCACGCGAAAGCGTGGTCTATTTCGATCTGCGCGAGCAGGAAGACAGCATTAAGGAAAAGATCGCCCAGCAGCCGCATTCCAAATTTCTGGTTTGCGATGGCACGATCGATCAGATCGTCGGCTACGTGGATTCCAAAGACCTGCTGATTCGAGTGCTGGGAAACCAAAGCCTGACGCTCAGTAGCGGTGTACAGATTCGTCCCGCGCTGATCGTGCCGGATACGCTGACGCTGTCCGAAGCGTTAGAAAGCTTTAAAACCGCGGGCGAAGATTTCGCCGTTATTCTGAATGAATACGCGCTGATCGTCGGCATCATCACCCTTAACGACGTGATGACGACGCTCATGGGCGATCTCGTCGGTCAGGGAATGGAAGAACAGATTGTCGCGCGCGATGAAAATTCGTGGCTGGTTGAAGGCGGTACGCCAATAGAAGACGTGATGCGGGCGCTGAATATTGATGATTTCCCGCATTCTGGCAATTACGAAACCATCGGCGGCTTCATGATGTATACGCTGCGGAAAATCCCGAAACGTACCGATGCGGTGCGCTTCTCTGGCTATAAGTTTGAAGTGGTAGATATCGACAGCTACAAGATCGATCAGTTGCTGGTGACGCGTCTGGAAGATCGCCCGATTGTCTCATCAAGCGCGAAGATTGATAGCGACGATTAA
- the msrA gene encoding peptide-methionine (S)-S-oxide reductase MsrA: MNSIDKTRRITQSDALPGRSTPMPVARLHVVHEHSMTHVPDSMSVAIFAMGCFWGAERLFWQQPGIYSTAAGYIGGYTPNPTYREVCSGQTDHAEAVRVVFDPAVIDYEQLLQLFWENHDPAQGMRQGGDIGSQYRSAIYTLTPEQEKAAQESLQRFQQAMRENGDNRAISTEIESAGPFYYAEDEHQQYLYKNPNGYCGLGGIGICLPPQR, translated from the coding sequence ATGAATTCAATTGATAAGACACGGCGGATTACGCAATCCGATGCTTTACCAGGGCGTTCCACCCCCATGCCAGTCGCCAGGCTGCATGTCGTTCATGAACATTCCATGACACATGTGCCAGACTCGATGTCCGTTGCGATTTTTGCGATGGGCTGCTTCTGGGGCGCAGAGCGTTTGTTCTGGCAACAGCCGGGGATCTATAGCACGGCGGCGGGTTACATTGGCGGTTACACGCCCAACCCGACCTACCGTGAAGTGTGCAGCGGGCAGACCGATCATGCCGAAGCGGTGCGTGTCGTTTTCGATCCCGCGGTGATCGACTACGAGCAACTGCTACAGCTGTTCTGGGAAAATCACGACCCCGCGCAGGGTATGCGTCAGGGCGGAGATATCGGCAGTCAGTACCGTTCTGCTATCTATACGCTCACGCCCGAACAGGAAAAGGCAGCGCAGGAAAGCCTTCAACGCTTTCAGCAGGCGATGAGGGAGAACGGTGACAACCGCGCCATCAGCACAGAAATAGAGTCTGCGGGTCCGTTCTATTACGCGGAAGACGAGCACCAGCAATACCTGTACAAGAACCCGAACGGCTACTGTGGATTAGGCGGCATCGGCATCTGTCTGCCTCCTCAGCGTTGA
- the tamA gene encoding autotransporter assembly complex protein TamA: MCALLMLAPECLAANVRLQVMGLEGQLQKNVRARLSTIATDEINADGRFRSRVDEAIRQGLRALGYYDPQIGFEFRPAVNGGRPVLIATVTPGEPVKIAGVNITLRGGAHDDKDYQQLVKDDRPEIGSVLNHGDFDRFKSGLNGLSLRKGYFDARFQQSQLGVMREEREAFWDIDFDSGERYRFGAVHFQGAQIRDDYLQNLVPFHEGDAYTSENLGELNRRLSATGWFNSVVVSPDFDQSKSSKVLPLEAVVTPRTRNRIETGVGYATDVGPRFKTTWNKPWVNSRGHSLESSLSVSAPEQSLDFSYKIPLLKNPLEQYYLLQGGFKREDLNDTKSDGTTLNVARYWDLSSGWQRAINLRWSLDHFTQASVTDTTMLIYPGVSINRTRQRGGLMPVWGDTQRYSIDISDTTWGSDIDFAVVQAQNVWIRTLADKHRFVARGNLGWIETNNFSRVPPSLRFFAGGDRSIRGYKYKSISPRDSDGKLTGASKLATGSLEYQYNVTGKWWGAVFVDSGEAVNDIKRSNFKTGTGVGVRWASPIGPVKLDVAMPIGDAEKKNDVQFYIALGPEL; encoded by the coding sequence ATGTGCGCGCTGCTGATGCTGGCCCCAGAGTGCCTGGCGGCGAATGTGCGTCTGCAAGTCATGGGGCTGGAAGGGCAGTTACAAAAAAATGTACGGGCACGCTTATCTACCATTGCGACCGATGAGATCAATGCCGACGGGCGTTTCCGCTCACGCGTCGATGAAGCGATCCGTCAGGGATTGCGTGCGCTCGGCTACTACGATCCACAGATTGGTTTCGAATTCCGGCCTGCCGTTAATGGCGGACGACCCGTATTGATTGCCACCGTCACTCCCGGTGAACCGGTAAAAATTGCTGGGGTGAACATCACCCTGCGCGGTGGTGCACATGACGATAAAGACTACCAACAACTAGTTAAAGACGATCGCCCCGAAATCGGTTCAGTATTGAACCACGGTGATTTCGATCGCTTTAAAAGCGGGCTGAACGGTTTGTCATTACGCAAAGGCTATTTTGATGCGCGCTTCCAGCAAAGCCAGCTCGGCGTGATGCGGGAAGAGAGAGAAGCGTTTTGGGATATCGATTTTGATAGCGGTGAACGCTATCGCTTTGGCGCCGTACATTTTCAGGGCGCACAAATCCGCGATGATTACCTGCAAAATCTGGTGCCGTTTCATGAAGGCGATGCCTACACCAGTGAAAATCTCGGTGAGTTAAACCGCCGTCTTTCTGCGACAGGGTGGTTTAACTCTGTCGTGGTGTCGCCTGATTTTGACCAGTCGAAAAGTTCTAAGGTGCTGCCGCTGGAAGCCGTGGTGACGCCGCGAACCCGTAACCGGATTGAAACCGGTGTTGGCTATGCCACGGATGTTGGCCCCCGCTTTAAAACGACCTGGAATAAGCCTTGGGTGAATTCACGGGGCCACAGTCTGGAAAGCAGCCTGAGCGTGTCCGCGCCGGAGCAATCACTCGATTTTAGCTACAAAATCCCCTTGCTGAAGAACCCACTCGAGCAGTATTACCTGCTACAAGGTGGTTTCAAACGCGAAGATCTCAACGATACTAAATCCGATGGCACCACGCTGAACGTGGCGCGCTACTGGGATCTCTCCAGTGGCTGGCAACGGGCGATTAACCTGCGCTGGAGCCTCGACCACTTTACGCAAGCAAGCGTGACGGATACCACGATGCTGATCTATCCGGGCGTCAGCATTAACCGAACTCGCCAACGCGGCGGGCTGATGCCAGTGTGGGGCGATACGCAACGTTATTCTATCGATATTTCCGACACCACCTGGGGATCGGATATCGATTTTGCTGTGGTTCAGGCACAAAACGTCTGGATTCGTACGCTGGCGGATAAACACCGCTTTGTCGCGCGCGGCAATCTGGGCTGGATTGAAACCAATAATTTCTCCCGCGTCCCGCCTTCACTGCGTTTCTTTGCTGGTGGCGATCGCAGCATTCGTGGGTATAAGTACAAATCTATTTCGCCGCGCGACAGCGACGGCAAACTGACAGGTGCGTCCAAGCTGGCGACTGGCTCGCTCGAATACCAATACAACGTGACGGGAAAATGGTGGGGCGCAGTTTTTGTTGATTCAGGTGAAGCAGTGAATGACATCAAACGGAGTAACTTCAAGACCGGCACGGGCGTTGGCGTACGCTGGGCCTCGCCGATTGGTCCGGTAAAACTCGATGTTGCTATGCCGATCGGCGATGCAGAGAAGAAGAACGATGTTCAGTTCTATATCGCGCTGGGGCCTGAATTATGA